In Erigeron canadensis isolate Cc75 chromosome 7, C_canadensis_v1, whole genome shotgun sequence, one DNA window encodes the following:
- the LOC122606548 gene encoding uncharacterized protein LOC122606548 has translation MACGGNNGGKRRRVTGSRELSSAREIEVPLNSPSTNESHNEVPLTNDAGGSDLSQQTPTLSAHRPYIFPCKNKFTDPKVGKVIIFYFKSMFSGPWPRWTDDPKGHHKLVFESFQIVT, from the exons ATGGCTTGTGGAGGCAAcaatggtggcaaaagaaggaGAGTCACTGGTAGCCGAGAGCTAAGTAGTGCAAGAGAAATTGAAGTGCCCTTGAATTCACCTAGCACTAATGAGTCTCACAATGAGGTTCCACTAACTAATGATGCAGGGGGGTCAGACTTATCACAACAAACACCGACTCTTTCAGCACACAGACCATACATTTTCCCTTGTAAAAACAA GTTTACAGATCCAAAGGTGGGAAaagttatcattttttatttcaagAGCATGTTTAGTGGGCCTTGGCCAAGATGGACCGATGATCCTAAAGGGCACCATAAGTTGGTGTTTGAGTCATTCCAGattgttacttaa